From the bacterium genome, the window TCTTCGTAGTGGATGACGGCATCGGCGATGGCGGCCGAGCTGATCGTGTTGTCGGGCGTGATGTCGCGACTGCGGATGATCCCGCTGAGGGTCATCTGGTCGGTCTCGCCGTTGCGCTTGACCTCGCGATGGCCTTCGATGCGGAACATGCCGCCGGGCAGCTCTTCCATGATGCGCACGCTCATCACGGCGCTGAGCTGGCCGCTGCGCGTGGTGTTGCCCTCGCCGTCGTACTTGGTCTTCTGCTTGAAGCCCCAGAGTGGGATGAAGTTCAGCGCACCCTCGCCGGGGCCGCCGCCGGTCTCGTGCTCGTTCTCGGTGGCGGTCTTGGCGTCGCTGCTCGCGCTCGAGTTCTCGATGATGATCACGGTGAGCAGGTCGCCGGGCCGGTGCGCCTTGACGTTGGCGTAGAGGCTGCCGCCCGCATCGCTGTCCCACAGCGACTCGGCAACGCCGATCGGCGCCGCGCAGGTCGCGCAGAGGAGCGTGATCAGGACGAGCAGGAGGGGGCGCTTCATGAGGAGCCTCCCGGTTGGCTGAGGTAGCTGGGGACGACGAGCCCGGGGCCGGCGACGCGGTAGCGCCGCTGCACCTGGCCGTCGAGATGCTTGACGCCGACGAGTTCGCCGAGCGCACCGTCCTCGCGGGCGATGCCGCGCAGGCTGACGGTGACGCCGCCGCGCTCCAGGCGGACTTCGACCTCGCGGCCCGCCTTCACCAGGGGCGCCGGCCGCGCGTTGCGCCGGGTGACGACTTCACCCGCGCGCAGCGGCTCGCTGATCAGGGCGCCGGGAAGCGCGGCGAGCGGCAGCGGCTCGCCCGAGATGTGGAAGGCGTCGCGCTCTTCCTCGCGCCACTCGCCGAGCCGAGCGCCGCGTGGCAGCGGCGCGGTCACCACGCCCACCCGCAGCGGCCGCGCGCAGGGGAAGGCCAGCTCGAGGACCTGCTCGAAGCCGACAGCATCGGTGAGGGTGAGGCGGGCGCTGCCGTTCGCGCGGGGCTGGCCGTCCGGCAGGGCGAGTCGCCACTGCAGGCGCGGCGCCGCACAGACCAGCTCCGCCGGCCAGCCCTCGACCTCGCCGGAGAGGCGCAGCCCGAGCGAGTCCAGGCGCGCCGTCAGCTCCGCGCGCACGGCGTTCGCGAGCGGGGCCAGCGCGACGACGACGCCCGGCGTGTGCAGCTTGACCTGGGCCGGCCCGCTGAGCCGCCCGGTCCAGCCCCAGTCGGCGAGCTGGCGCGCCAGGCGCTCGCGATCGAGGAGCGCGGTCTCACCGGGCGCCGGACTCTGCGCCACCCGGCGAGCATCGAGCGCGCCGGCGCTGCCCGCGGCGAGGAGATCGCCGAGCAGCACGACGCGGCCCGTGCAAGCGAGCGTCTCGCGGAGCGCGAGCGACTCCTGTCCCGTCGCCGGCGCGGCGAGGAGCAGCAGGCAAGAGGCGAGCAGCGCGAGGTGTCGCATCGGCGCTACCGCTTGATCTGGCTGGTGACGCCGAGCATGTCCTCGGCGGTCTGGATGGCCTTGGAGTTCAGTTCGTAGGCGCGCTGCGCCTCGATCAGGCGCACCATCTCCTCGAC encodes:
- a CDS encoding flagellar basal body L-ring protein FlgH; this encodes MKRPLLLVLITLLCATCAAPIGVAESLWDSDAGGSLYANVKAHRPGDLLTVIIIENSSASSDAKTATENEHETGGGPGEGALNFIPLWGFKQKTKYDGEGNTTRSGQLSAVMSVRIMEELPGGMFRIEGHREVKRNGETDQMTLSGIIRSRDITPDNTISSAAIADAVIHYE
- the flgA gene encoding flagellar basal body P-ring formation protein FlgA translates to MRHLALLASCLLLLAAPATGQESLALRETLACTGRVVLLGDLLAAGSAGALDARRVAQSPAPGETALLDRERLARQLADWGWTGRLSGPAQVKLHTPGVVVALAPLANAVRAELTARLDSLGLRLSGEVEGWPAELVCAAPRLQWRLALPDGQPRANGSARLTLTDAVGFEQVLELAFPCARPLRVGVVTAPLPRGARLGEWREEERDAFHISGEPLPLAALPGALISEPLRAGEVVTRRNARPAPLVKAGREVEVRLERGGVTVSLRGIAREDGALGELVGVKHLDGQVQRRYRVAGPGLVVPSYLSQPGGSS